gacgcggcggccgtgcgcagTGTGCACGAGGCTGTGGCAGGTGTGTGGCGCTGCGCTGTTCAGCAGGAATACATGGGCGGCCAGACTCGTGCGATCGTCGGCGCTGGAGAGCAGCCGCAGGATCGTCTCGCCCGCCACGCCGGCCTCGTTGGGCGGCACAGCTAGCAGTGTCCATAGTGTATCGCGAACAGCCTCGTGTCGCGTCACGAGATTGACAAGTAGTTGTGTCAGGACGCGAATCATGACGAGGAGAGCTGGCTCGGACATGCGCTCGTACGCGACACACATGGCACACAGCTGTGCCAGCGTGTCGGTGTGCGCCagcgcttggcacgcgtAGTCGTCAGATAGGGATGCATTGCGCAGAATGCCGAGCGTGGCACGCACCACgtcggcatgctgcgctCGGGCCTCACGCACGTCCTCTTTCCGTGGATCGATACGGCCCTCGTagtcgagccacgcacgcacgacgcgcatggcccatgCCCACAcggcaggcgcatcgtgctcgGTGGGGCATGCCCGAAACTGAGCACATGCCACCGCGGCTCGTTCCAGCAAGACTTGCTGGGCCTCTTGGGTGCGTTCTTTTTCCCACGTGGCCCAAGCTCGATAcacgtcgtccatgacAAACGACCCGGGTGGCGATGGCCAGTCGGTCCTCCACTGCGTCGAGACATCGCACGCCGTTTTTTCGCACGTCGTCCGATCCACCACGGCCCGTGCGTGTGAGGTGCGATGGGACAGCATCTCGGTCGTGCAGAGGATGCATCCGCGCCCTCTTCTCGCATGGGTGCCGGGCTAGTACAGAGCCGACCGCGCTCGCGATCACTGCAGAGCTCCCATACCCACACGAGTGGCTCGTCGGCCGCcaccagcgcatcgacgcgtGAGAACGCCGGCGGCTctgagcggcgcatctcGTCCAAGACACGCGTGGATGGTGGATTCGTCGTACGGCAGGGACTGTACAAGGACAAGACGGACTATGCGGATATGCAGGTGCGGCAGTGGAttgtcgagcgccggcTGAGCCCGTTTTTTGCCGGCGCGGATGATGAGGAAGAGCTAGAAGGGGCGCAAGTCCGGTCCGAGTGTCCTATTTGCTTTCTCTTCTATCCCATGCATCTGAACCAAACGCGGTGCTGCACACAGCCGATCTGCACCGAGTGCTTTGTGCAGATTCAGCGCGTCGATCCCTCTACAAGAgtgccgccgtcgtctCAGCCGGCTGCGTGTCCGTTCTGCGTCGAGCCGAACTTTGGGGTGGTGTATGCACGAGACGCACCCAGCGTGGATGCACAAGCGGCGATTGAGCATGCCGCCAAAGCGATCGGCACCGGTGGCAACACCACTGACACGAAACGGGCATCGTTTCCTGCGGACCATGAGGCAGTCGTGCTGGTCGATCACGTTCATCCGCACTGGCACGACAAACTcgatcgtgccgtgcgCAACGCTGCGCGCCAGGCGAATCGCCGCGTGATCTTACGCGAGGAGGGCGGCTCCCTCGTGCCTGTGGGTGTCTCCTCCTCTCGAACGGGCGATGCCCTCGCAACGTttgtggcgcagcatcgacATATTGGGCGTCCAGGGCCGGGGGGCAGCATCATCTTGCACAGCCATGTCATGCATACTGAGCTGCAGCGATATGCGCACTCGTcgctcgctcgccgcgATCCTAATCGCCCTCAGGTAGGCGATCAGATGGCccgcacgctcgctgcTCTCTCGCCCGAGGAGCTGGAAGAGCTTatgctgcgcgagacgctgcggATCAgccagctcgagcatcaGGGCACTGCCCCGCCGGAGCCGAGTCAGGAAGAGCCACGCCCcgagcgcgcgtcgcgccgacGATCGCTGCTGCCCACGAAACTAGCCCAAGCGTCGCCGTTTCGCTTCAAGCGCCGCAACagtgcatcgtcgtcttctcAGCCCCGTGCGTCGTTCGATCGAGCGCCCGGTGACCCTGCAGCCacggctgctgctgcacctAGTACACCGCGCGGCTCTCCTGAAAGGCCGATAAGGAGCTCGCCGTTGCGCCTGTCTCACACCTGTCGTGCGTCTTTGGATACCCCGCGCTCATCACCTTGGGCCGAGCGTGCGATTCAGCAGGGCGTGTCACGGGCGTCGA
Above is a window of Malassezia restricta chromosome IX, complete sequence DNA encoding:
- a CDS encoding protein SIP5, translating into MGAGLVQSRPRSRSLQSSHTHTSGSSAATSASTRENAGGSERRISSKTRVDGGFVVRQGLYKDKTDYADMQVRQWIVERRLSPFFAGADDEEELEGAQVRSECPICFLFYPMHLNQTRCCTQPICTECFVQIQRVDPSTRVPPSSQPAACPFCVEPNFGVVYARDAPSVDAQAAIEHAAKAIGTGGNTTDTKRASFPADHEAVVLVDHVHPHWHDKLDRAVRNAARQANRRVILREEGGSLVPVGVSSSRTGDALATFVAQHRHIGRPGPGGSIILHSHVMHTELQRYAHSSLARRDPNRPQVGDQMARTLAALSPEELEELMLRETLRISQLEHQGTAPPEPSQEEPRPERASRRRSLLPTKLAQASPFRFKRRNSASSSSQPRASFDRAPGDPAATAAAAPSTPRGSPERPIRSSPLRLSHTCRASLDTPRSSPWAERAIQQGVSRASMSSVPDSRRHSLQLSPALRDLEGLALVPDGPAAPRSSTNPFRTVPPSLRR